In Candidatus Zixiibacteriota bacterium, the following proteins share a genomic window:
- the mfd gene encoding transcription-repair coupling factor produces MTKKTKRTLPFIFKKIFTQSDRFTLLTNDIKNAFANQNNDAAINDKNHINLTGLGGGGTAYLLAGLYEKISGNILYVTSTFDEAQNLNDDLINLIGEDAVEFFPGRQIPPYEFRSPSGEITGRRLSALSALNNNHKSIIVATAPAIIEPTVAKETFEAESLHLRVGLELDPNELALRLITLGFNRVDTVEEVGDFAVRGGLIDFFSPSHELPIRAEFFGDEIESLRHFDVRDQRTIEKFDSIDLLPRREVPIRAETIEDHLEKLHAKDADLIRARFLSEPDLPGLEWLAAAFGIARGSVLDYLKEDTLIILDGGSALLGDMKDAYETGSEHYDKAKNRLVKPPEIDTYYYTPEAQYHRLTKNVCCIIHPFRSRENARFDFGCAEHPAIGSRLDYLSEVIEKYKNQGYQTVITCDNKGQAERLAEILGERKINVPVEVFHIHAGFVSDELKFALLTDHQIFSRRFRRIKRRRYKEGVALTSYSNLNQGDIVVHADYGLARFSKLESITVDSRTRDCLLLIYKDGDKLYVPIEEFNRVSKYAGKDAKPKLTSLGSPAWEKVKKRTKKALADMAEELLKLYAERKMKPGFKFDEDTVWQKQLEASFAYEETPDQMKAINDVKRDMQTDNPADRLVCGDVGYGKTEVAVRAAFKAVENGKQVAVLVPTTILAQQHFSTFSKRLKEFPMRIEVLSRFKTRKEQKAIIEDIAGGKVDIVIGTHRLLSKDIFFADLCLLIVDEEQRFGVAHKEKLRKLKQNVDTITLTATPIPRTLQLSMMGARDMSLINTSPRDRLPIQTEIIEFNPQLMAEAILREIDRDGQVYFVHNRVQTIEAMYRYLKKFLPQVEIAIAHGQMHERELEGVMLAYLAGRFQVLLCTSIIESGLDIPRVNTIIINRADRFGLAQLYQLRGRVGRSPRRAYAYLVTPPYRLMSNDARKRMRAIEAHSDLGSGFALAMRDLEIRGAGQILGKKQSGFIEDIGFDLYTKLLEEAVAELKGEKIERLPDTKLEGKLDLYLSDDYVNIKQQKVDIYRRLADCVKLDQIEKIREEVEDRFGKMPAKAEEFFDATALRLMAAICGVERVIVNNLRIKIEFPPSLEVTRPFIEQIRKAIDAPVEFSLTGNFNITVDLSSINAKDRLKYMKKALGEIGVR; encoded by the coding sequence ATGACCAAAAAGACAAAGAGAACTCTGCCGTTTATTTTCAAAAAGATATTTACACAATCCGATAGATTTACACTGCTCACCAATGATATAAAAAATGCTTTTGCAAATCAAAATAACGACGCGGCAATAAATGATAAAAATCATATAAACTTGACCGGTTTGGGCGGCGGCGGAACGGCCTATCTTTTGGCCGGGCTGTACGAAAAGATATCTGGTAATATCCTGTATGTGACTTCCACCTTTGATGAAGCGCAAAACCTCAATGACGATTTGATCAATCTTATCGGTGAAGATGCCGTTGAGTTCTTCCCCGGTCGTCAGATTCCTCCGTATGAATTTCGTTCGCCATCGGGCGAGATAACAGGCCGCAGGTTATCTGCCTTATCAGCCTTGAACAATAATCATAAATCAATCATTGTCGCGACCGCTCCGGCGATAATCGAACCGACGGTAGCCAAAGAAACTTTTGAAGCCGAATCACTGCATCTCCGCGTCGGCCTCGAACTCGATCCGAATGAATTGGCGTTGCGGCTCATCACACTCGGATTCAACCGTGTCGATACCGTTGAGGAAGTCGGCGATTTTGCCGTTCGCGGAGGGTTAATCGATTTCTTTTCGCCGTCGCACGAGCTACCGATTCGAGCTGAGTTTTTTGGCGATGAGATAGAGTCGCTTCGTCATTTCGATGTTCGCGACCAGCGCACGATAGAAAAATTCGATTCCATTGATTTATTGCCTCGCCGCGAAGTTCCCATTAGAGCGGAAACGATTGAAGATCACCTTGAAAAACTGCATGCAAAAGACGCTGATCTGATCCGTGCCCGATTTCTATCCGAGCCGGACTTGCCCGGTCTGGAATGGCTCGCGGCCGCCTTCGGGATCGCTCGCGGTTCGGTTCTCGATTATCTGAAAGAGGATACTCTGATAATCCTCGACGGCGGCAGCGCTCTTCTGGGCGATATGAAAGACGCCTACGAAACCGGATCGGAACATTATGATAAAGCAAAAAACCGTTTAGTTAAACCTCCCGAAATCGACACTTATTACTACACTCCCGAAGCGCAGTATCATCGCCTGACCAAAAACGTTTGCTGTATTATCCATCCTTTTCGTTCCAGGGAAAATGCCCGCTTCGATTTCGGATGCGCCGAACATCCGGCTATCGGCAGCCGCCTTGACTATCTATCCGAAGTCATCGAAAAATACAAAAATCAGGGATACCAAACCGTCATCACCTGCGACAATAAGGGCCAGGCCGAACGGTTGGCCGAAATTTTGGGCGAGAGAAAAATCAATGTCCCTGTTGAAGTCTTTCACATCCATGCCGGGTTCGTCTCGGATGAACTAAAATTCGCTCTTCTAACCGACCATCAGATATTCTCTCGCCGCTTCCGCCGCATCAAACGCCGCCGTTACAAAGAAGGCGTCGCCCTGACGTCGTATTCAAATCTGAACCAGGGAGATATCGTCGTGCACGCCGATTATGGCCTGGCGCGCTTTTCCAAACTGGAATCAATCACCGTGGACAGCCGCACCCGCGATTGCCTCCTTTTGATTTACAAAGACGGCGACAAACTGTACGTCCCGATTGAAGAATTCAACCGGGTTTCCAAATATGCCGGCAAAGACGCCAAACCAAAACTGACCAGCCTCGGTTCGCCAGCCTGGGAAAAAGTAAAGAAGCGAACCAAAAAAGCGCTGGCGGACATGGCCGAGGAATTGTTGAAATTATACGCCGAGCGGAAAATGAAACCGGGATTCAAATTCGATGAGGATACCGTCTGGCAAAAACAACTCGAGGCTTCGTTTGCCTACGAAGAAACTCCCGACCAGATGAAAGCCATCAACGACGTCAAGCGCGATATGCAGACCGATAATCCGGCCGACCGTCTCGTGTGCGGGGATGTCGGATACGGCAAAACCGAAGTCGCCGTGCGGGCCGCCTTCAAAGCGGTTGAAAACGGTAAGCAGGTAGCGGTACTCGTACCCACGACGATTCTGGCGCAGCAACATTTCAGTACTTTTTCAAAACGGCTTAAAGAATTCCCGATGCGGATTGAAGTGCTATCACGATTCAAAACCCGAAAAGAGCAGAAAGCGATTATAGAAGATATCGCCGGGGGTAAGGTCGATATCGTCATCGGGACGCATCGCCTGCTTTCCAAAGATATCTTTTTTGCCGACCTGTGTCTTCTGATCGTTGACGAGGAGCAGCGGTTTGGCGTGGCGCATAAGGAAAAACTACGCAAACTCAAACAAAATGTCGATACCATTACGCTGACGGCGACGCCGATTCCGCGCACTCTCCAGCTTTCGATGATGGGCGCGCGCGATATGTCGCTTATCAATACTTCGCCGCGCGACCGCCTTCCGATTCAGACCGAAATTATTGAATTCAATCCTCAGCTTATGGCCGAGGCGATCCTGCGTGAAATCGACCGCGATGGCCAGGTTTATTTTGTGCATAACCGCGTGCAGACGATTGAGGCGATGTATCGCTATCTCAAAAAATTCCTGCCGCAGGTCGAAATCGCCATCGCGCACGGACAGATGCATGAGAGGGAACTGGAAGGCGTCATGCTCGCTTATCTGGCCGGGCGGTTTCAGGTACTGCTGTGCACCTCGATTATTGAATCGGGTCTCGATATCCCCCGGGTCAATACTATTATAATCAACCGCGCCGACCGTTTTGGTCTGGCACAGCTTTATCAACTCCGGGGACGAGTCGGGCGTTCGCCCCGGCGAGCTTACGCCTATCTGGTGACCCCGCCGTATCGCCTGATGTCCAACGATGCCCGCAAGCGGATGCGGGCGATTGAAGCCCATTCCGATCTCGGCTCGGGTTTCGCCTTGGCGATGCGCGATCTGGAAATCCGAGGCGCCGGGCAGATCCTGGGCAAAAAACAATCGGGTTTTATCGAGGATATTGGATTCGATTTATATACCAAACTTCTTGAAGAAGCCGTTGCCGAACTCAAGGGCGAAAAAATCGAACGCCTGCCGGACACCAAACTGGAAGGCAAACTCGATTTATATCTGTCCGATGATTACGTCAATATCAAACAGCAGAAAGTCGATATCTACCGGCGGCTGGCCGACTGCGTCAAGCTCGACCAGATTGAAAAAATCAGGGAAGAGGTCGAAGACCGCTTCGGGAAGATGCCCGCCAAGGCCGAAGAATTTTTTGATGCTACGGCGCTTCGGTTAATGGCGGCGATATGCGGCGTTGAGCGCGTCATCGTCAATAACTTGAGAATAAAAATCGAATTTCCACCTTCGCTTGAAGTCACCCGGCCGTTTATTGAGCAAATCCGCAAAGCCATTGACGCCCCGGTCGAATTTTCCCTGACCGGTAATTTCAACATCACCGTTGATTTGTCAAGCATCAACGCCAAAGACAGATTGAAATACATGAAAAAAGCGCTTGGGGAGATAGGGGTGAGGTAG
- a CDS encoding MBL fold metallo-hydrolase, whose amino-acid sequence MKSKRIFTFIIFVSILITITGCQGQRYSDVTVTYIASDGYLIQSADKKVLIDAIFNIEGDEQYYYGPSDSTLEKMEQALPPFDDIDIVFVTHRHFDHFDPVSAARHLESNRDAILVGPSQVFEMLRDSCSNFELISERVIALAPEKDLWVEIVISDISIRALGLAHGSYMITDEETGEQYDKHAHTQNLGYLFTINGNNIMHIGDARLKNHESCFQKLRDEGVKTDILFIGFYDISAESQNVFFNIIEPEEIVFMHFTPDAKVQEQYINIFKEHMPDAHILLEPFDSFQYKRQE is encoded by the coding sequence ATGAAGTCGAAACGGATTTTTACCTTTATTATATTTGTTTCTATTCTGATTACAATTACCGGCTGCCAGGGTCAGCGATATTCCGATGTAACCGTGACATACATCGCCAGCGACGGCTATCTCATACAATCAGCGGATAAGAAAGTATTGATTGACGCCATTTTTAATATTGAAGGCGACGAACAATATTATTATGGGCCGTCTGATAGCACCTTAGAAAAAATGGAGCAGGCGTTACCGCCCTTCGATGATATTGATATTGTTTTCGTTACCCACAGGCACTTCGATCATTTTGATCCGGTTTCTGCCGCGAGACATCTGGAATCTAATAGGGATGCCATTCTGGTGGGCCCGTCCCAGGTTTTCGAGATGCTCCGGGATTCATGTTCAAATTTCGAATTAATAAGCGAGCGGGTAATAGCACTTGCGCCCGAAAAAGATTTATGGGTTGAAATCGTCATCTCTGATATTTCAATCCGCGCGCTTGGTCTGGCTCATGGTTCATACATGATAACCGATGAAGAAACCGGGGAACAGTACGATAAGCATGCACATACTCAAAACCTGGGATACCTCTTCACTATCAACGGCAATAATATTATGCATATCGGTGACGCGCGGCTGAAAAATCACGAAAGCTGTTTTCAGAAACTGCGTGATGAAGGCGTTAAAACCGATATTCTATTCATCGGATTTTACGATATCAGTGCTGAATCCCAGAACGTCTTTTTTAATATTATCGAACCTGAGGAAATTGTATTTATGCATTTTACTCCCGACGCCAAAGTACAGGAGCAATATATTAACATCTTTAAGGAGCACATGCCGGACGCCCATATTCTTCTTGAGCCGTTTGACTCATTCCAATATAAAAGACAAGAATAA
- the gyrA gene encoding DNA gyrase subunit A has protein sequence MDLQHQKIIPIFLEEEMKNSYLDYSMSVITNRALPDVRDGLKPSNRRILVAMHELNLSPGRPHRKCAKIAGDTSGNYHPHGEQVVYPTLVRMAQDFNMRYPLVDGQGNFGSIDGDGAAAMRYTEARLTPIAMEMMVDIEKETVDFIPNYDGTLKEPTVLPGRFPDLICNGTTGIAVGMATSIAPHNLTEICAAINAIIEDPEVDNESLMEIVPGPDFPTSGIIYGREGIKEAYRTGRGRITLRARAVTEKQKNGKEHIVITEIPFQVNKSSLLMRIADLVRDKKLIGISDLRDESDRDGLRIVVELKRDAQPEIVLNQLYSHTNLQTTFSIINLVLDKGVPKLLSLKNLLELYIDHRHEVVVRRTRHDLRKAEARAHILEGYKIALDNIDAVIALIKKSKSVPDAREGLIKKFKLSEIQANAILEMRLQKLTGLEREKIEKEYLETIKKIEEYKSILDSKPRRMRIIRDEVKDLKKKYGDDRLTEIIDETEDLTIEDLIADEEMVITITHTGYIKSLSVSAYRRQNRGGKGVIGMETKEEDFAEHVFIATSHQYILFFSTIGRCYWVKVHEIPRGGRLAKGRPIVNMLKLSQGERISTFTRVREFTPDKYIIMATRNGVIKKTSLDSYSNPRVTGINAITLRKGDELIRCALSDGTNDILLGTRKGQAIRFPEDKVRAMGRTAAGVKAIKLGKGDEVVGMVVIKRQSTILAVTENGYGKRTSVADYRITNRGGKGIINIKCSERNGNVVAVKEVLDDDELIMMTKGGIANRMAVKSVNTIGRNTQGVRMISLKGKDKLTDVAVVFGSRKKLAENGNGNNGNNNANENQEELDV, from the coding sequence ATGGACTTACAGCATCAGAAAATTATCCCGATTTTTCTCGAAGAGGAAATGAAAAATTCATACTTAGATTATTCCATGTCGGTTATTACCAATCGAGCCCTGCCGGATGTCCGCGATGGTCTTAAACCATCCAACCGTCGCATCCTCGTGGCCATGCATGAATTAAATCTTTCTCCCGGACGGCCTCATCGAAAATGCGCTAAAATCGCCGGTGATACCTCCGGTAATTATCACCCGCACGGCGAGCAGGTTGTTTATCCGACGCTGGTTCGTATGGCTCAGGATTTCAATATGCGCTATCCCCTGGTGGATGGACAGGGTAATTTCGGTTCCATTGACGGCGACGGCGCCGCGGCTATGCGATATACCGAAGCCCGGTTGACCCCGATAGCGATGGAGATGATGGTCGATATCGAAAAAGAAACCGTTGATTTCATACCCAACTACGACGGGACTCTGAAAGAGCCGACGGTTTTACCGGGACGATTTCCTGATCTGATATGCAACGGGACAACCGGCATCGCGGTCGGTATGGCGACAAGCATCGCGCCGCATAACCTGACTGAGATATGCGCCGCCATAAATGCCATAATCGAAGATCCCGAAGTTGATAACGAATCACTTATGGAAATAGTCCCCGGGCCGGATTTTCCCACCAGCGGAATTATATACGGCCGCGAAGGCATCAAAGAGGCGTATAGAACAGGCCGTGGAAGAATTACTCTGCGGGCCCGAGCCGTCACCGAAAAACAAAAAAATGGCAAAGAGCATATTGTCATCACAGAAATTCCGTTTCAGGTTAATAAATCCAGCCTTTTGATGCGCATTGCCGATCTGGTGCGCGACAAAAAGCTGATCGGCATATCCGACCTGCGTGATGAATCGGATCGTGACGGTTTAAGAATCGTTGTCGAACTCAAGCGCGACGCCCAGCCTGAAATCGTACTCAATCAGCTTTACAGCCATACCAATCTACAGACGACATTCTCGATAATTAATCTGGTTCTGGATAAAGGCGTCCCGAAGTTACTATCTCTGAAAAACCTTCTGGAATTATACATTGACCATCGTCATGAAGTTGTCGTCCGACGGACCAGGCACGATCTGCGCAAAGCTGAAGCCCGGGCTCATATTCTTGAAGGTTACAAAATAGCGCTGGATAATATCGATGCCGTAATAGCTCTTATTAAAAAGTCAAAGTCCGTTCCCGATGCCCGGGAAGGCTTGATAAAGAAATTCAAATTATCCGAGATTCAGGCCAATGCCATTCTCGAAATGCGGTTGCAGAAACTGACCGGGCTGGAACGTGAAAAAATTGAAAAAGAGTATCTTGAAACCATAAAAAAGATCGAGGAATACAAATCGATTTTGGATTCCAAGCCGCGCCGGATGCGTATTATCCGGGACGAAGTCAAGGATCTCAAGAAGAAATACGGCGATGATCGGCTGACCGAGATTATCGACGAAACCGAAGACTTGACGATTGAGGATTTGATTGCCGATGAAGAAATGGTTATCACCATCACTCATACCGGATATATCAAATCACTTTCGGTCTCAGCGTACCGGAGGCAAAACCGGGGCGGCAAAGGCGTCATCGGTATGGAAACCAAAGAAGAAGATTTCGCCGAGCATGTCTTTATCGCCACCTCGCATCAGTATATCCTGTTTTTTAGCACAATCGGGCGATGTTACTGGGTTAAAGTGCATGAAATACCACGGGGAGGGCGCCTCGCCAAAGGCCGGCCGATCGTCAATATGTTAAAATTATCGCAGGGCGAAAGAATCTCGACCTTTACCCGTGTGCGGGAATTTACTCCGGATAAATATATTATCATGGCCACCCGCAATGGTGTCATCAAAAAGACTTCGCTGGATTCATATTCCAATCCTCGCGTCACGGGAATTAATGCCATAACGCTCCGCAAAGGCGATGAGCTGATTCGTTGCGCCCTAAGCGACGGAACCAACGATATCCTCCTCGGAACCCGCAAAGGTCAGGCAATACGATTCCCCGAAGATAAAGTCCGGGCGATGGGACGTACCGCCGCCGGCGTCAAGGCTATTAAACTCGGCAAAGGCGATGAAGTTGTCGGGATGGTTGTCATCAAGCGCCAATCGACCATTCTGGCCGTAACCGAAAACGGATACGGCAAGCGGACCAGCGTGGCCGACTACCGTATAACCAACCGCGGCGGGAAGGGCATCATCAATATCAAATGTTCCGAGCGCAACGGCAATGTCGTTGCGGTCAAGGAAGTGCTCGATGATGATGAACTTATCATGATGACCAAAGGCGGAATCGCCAATCGCATGGCGGTCAAATCGGTCAATACTATCGGCCGCAATACTCAGGGCGTGCGAATGATTTCGCTCAAAGGCAAAGATAAACTGACCGACGTCGCGGTTGTCTTCGGCAGCCGAAAGAAACTGGCCGAAAACGGCAACGGTAACAACGGTAATAATAATGCTAATGAGAATCAGGAAGAATTAGACGTTTAG
- a CDS encoding GYD domain-containing protein, producing MATFIMAMNINSDAKKAHPDLSHQINASLDVFSKNNVKVDNLFATLGRYDYIALFDADDQTTAFRVASEINSRGILETETWPVISYEDFSRLI from the coding sequence ATGGCGACTTTTATTATGGCAATGAATATCAATTCCGACGCCAAAAAAGCACATCCGGATTTATCGCATCAAATCAACGCATCGTTGGATGTATTTTCAAAAAATAATGTGAAAGTTGATAATCTATTCGCGACGCTGGGGCGGTACGATTATATCGCTTTATTCGACGCCGACGACCAGACCACCGCGTTTCGGGTAGCGTCCGAGATAAACAGCCGGGGCATATTGGAAACCGAAACCTGGCCGGTAATTTCTTATGAGGACTTTTCGAGACTGATATAA
- a CDS encoding DUF4097 family beta strand repeat-containing protein, translating into MNLNRKMVLVIGLASLTLFSGAFAKPKKEIIKTYDAKESIRIKTVSGDCIVEKGDADKIIVRLEYSIYPEDVFEPEFKERDNSLRLDEEFYGSSSGSSKWYLSVPDGTDIRFSSASGNFSAEGLDLDVIISTASGDIDILDCGGRFEGSTASGNILLEGSRGEFNLSTASGNVDAMETKFEDDCELSSASGDVLVRLTESLTHDFIIRSASGDAVLDYDGNPVKGYFEFVVKYRDGRIKSPFDYDDEEKFRRWGDQYIRKSFTRETDSLEISIFSASGRAELRD; encoded by the coding sequence ATGAATCTCAATCGCAAAATGGTATTAGTAATTGGTTTGGCGTCTTTGACGCTCTTCTCGGGTGCTTTTGCCAAACCCAAAAAGGAAATCATAAAGACTTACGATGCCAAAGAATCAATCAGGATAAAAACTGTCAGCGGCGATTGTATCGTTGAAAAAGGGGATGCCGATAAAATTATCGTTCGCCTGGAATATTCCATTTATCCCGAGGACGTCTTTGAGCCAGAATTCAAGGAGAGAGACAACTCTTTGAGACTGGATGAGGAATTTTATGGGTCATCGTCGGGAAGCTCAAAATGGTATCTCTCGGTCCCCGACGGCACCGACATAAGATTCTCGTCCGCATCGGGTAATTTTTCGGCGGAGGGATTGGATCTGGATGTGATTATTTCCACAGCTTCGGGAGATATTGATATTCTTGATTGCGGGGGGAGATTTGAAGGTAGTACAGCCTCTGGTAATATATTATTAGAAGGATCGCGTGGAGAATTTAATCTATCGACGGCGTCGGGAAATGTTGACGCGATGGAAACAAAATTCGAAGACGATTGCGAATTATCATCGGCGTCCGGCGATGTTCTCGTCAGGCTCACCGAAAGTCTGACCCATGACTTTATTATCAGGTCGGCCTCCGGTGATGCCGTTCTGGATTATGACGGGAATCCGGTTAAGGGGTATTTTGAATTCGTTGTCAAGTATCGCGATGGACGCATCAAATCGCCGTTTGATTACGATGATGAAGAAAAATTCCGCCGTTGGGGTGATCAGTATATTCGTAAATCTTTCACCAGGGAAACCGATAGCCTGGAAATTTCAATTTTTTCTGCCTCCGGTCGGGCGGAGTTGCGCGACTAA
- the trmD gene encoding tRNA (guanosine(37)-N1)-methyltransferase TrmD → MLRIDLITLFPEALVKPLESSLLGRGKADKLFDINIIHLRDFATDKHSTVDDTPFGGGGGMVLKPEPLAAAMDSLGIDYDNFDRDKIKIILTAASGKKFSQETAMKLSLLERLVIICGHYKGIDERILRLYPIDEISIGDYVLTGGEPAAWVIIDAAVRLIPGVVGNIESAISDSFTNDQLLGAPVYTRPAEFRGLTIPEELMSGHHAEIEMYRRRQSLKKTMANRPELIDKADLSKEDKEFLKKINNEFIEGSGSDEKNRPD, encoded by the coding sequence ATGCTGAGGATAGATTTAATTACTCTTTTTCCCGAGGCATTGGTGAAACCTTTGGAATCATCGCTGCTGGGACGGGGAAAAGCAGACAAGCTCTTTGACATCAATATTATTCATCTGCGGGATTTTGCAACGGATAAACACAGCACCGTCGATGACACTCCCTTTGGCGGCGGAGGCGGGATGGTTCTCAAACCCGAACCGCTGGCGGCGGCTATGGATAGTCTCGGAATCGATTACGATAATTTTGACCGGGATAAGATAAAAATTATCTTAACGGCCGCGTCCGGGAAAAAATTCAGCCAGGAAACGGCGATGAAATTGTCGCTCCTGGAAAGACTGGTTATAATCTGCGGACATTATAAAGGAATCGACGAAAGAATTTTGCGGCTTTACCCGATAGATGAAATATCAATCGGCGATTATGTCCTGACCGGCGGCGAACCGGCGGCATGGGTGATTATTGACGCGGCTGTCAGATTGATCCCCGGGGTAGTGGGAAATATCGAATCAGCCATAAGCGATTCATTTACCAATGATCAGCTTCTGGGCGCTCCGGTGTACACCCGCCCGGCCGAGTTCAGGGGACTTACAATTCCCGAGGAATTAATGTCGGGCCATCATGCCGAGATTGAAATGTACCGACGGCGGCAGTCACTTAAGAAAACGATGGCCAACCGTCCCGAGTTGATTGACAAAGCCGATTTGAGCAAAGAAGATAAAGAGTTTTTGAAGAAAATAAATAATGAGTTTATAGAAGGGAGTGGTTCTGATGAAAAGAATCGCCCAGATTGA
- the rimM gene encoding ribosome maturation factor RimM (Essential for efficient processing of 16S rRNA), with product MINRPEYIVIGRFGRPKGLSGEIYIIPETDFPRRFLELKEIFVADGENRRPLKIESVRIVGDRPIVGIAGITSRESAAAMTNKTVEIPGEQAAELPEDSYYQFDIIDSEVRGTDGTNYGVIEEVLFYPANDIYRIKSKEYGEVLFPVVDRFIIGIDIEKKKIIIDPPAGLFEGRGSQTEAE from the coding sequence GTGATCAATCGACCGGAATATATTGTTATCGGTCGGTTTGGCCGGCCGAAGGGATTATCCGGAGAGATTTATATAATCCCTGAAACCGATTTTCCTCGGCGTTTTCTGGAATTGAAAGAAATTTTCGTGGCCGACGGCGAAAATCGACGGCCATTAAAAATTGAATCGGTCAGAATCGTCGGTGACCGGCCGATTGTTGGGATCGCTGGAATAACAAGCCGCGAATCGGCCGCGGCGATGACCAATAAAACGGTTGAAATTCCGGGCGAGCAGGCGGCGGAGTTACCCGAGGACAGTTATTATCAGTTCGATATTATCGACTCGGAAGTAAGGGGAACTGATGGAACAAATTACGGGGTTATTGAGGAGGTTTTGTTTTATCCGGCCAACGATATTTACCGGATAAAATCGAAGGAATACGGCGAAGTGTTGTTCCCGGTGGTGGACAGGTTCATTATTGGGATTGACATTGAGAAAAAAAAGATTATAATTGACCCCCCGGCTGGGTTATTTGAAGGCCGGGGAAGTCAAACCGAAGCAGAATAA
- a CDS encoding KH domain-containing protein produces MKEFIETIVKALVDQPDQVQLNEVQGERTTVYELHVGDGDLGKVIGKHGQTAKSIRTLIAAISAKKGKRAVLEILE; encoded by the coding sequence ATGAAAGAGTTTATTGAGACGATCGTTAAGGCGTTGGTTGATCAACCCGATCAGGTTCAATTAAATGAAGTTCAAGGCGAACGAACTACCGTTTACGAATTGCACGTCGGTGACGGCGACCTTGGTAAGGTAATCGGAAAACACGGCCAGACGGCCAAATCTATCCGTACTCTGATTGCCGCGATTTCCGCCAAAAAAGGCAAACGCGCGGTTCTCGAGATTTTGGAATAA
- the rpsP gene encoding 30S ribosomal protein S16, producing the protein MATKIRLKRMGSKKRPYYRIVAIDSRRAVNGPILENIGHYAAIEKPARVTVDEEKAYKWLDEGAVVSDTVASLFTQIGLTKKYLAKKAGQDISEMTINDTITERPKKRKSKKKVE; encoded by the coding sequence TTGGCCACAAAAATCAGATTAAAACGGATGGGCAGTAAGAAACGCCCGTATTACCGCATTGTCGCGATTGATTCGCGCCGCGCGGTCAACGGTCCGATTCTGGAAAATATCGGCCATTACGCCGCTATTGAAAAACCGGCCCGGGTGACAGTCGATGAGGAAAAAGCGTACAAATGGCTCGATGAGGGCGCGGTTGTATCCGATACCGTCGCTTCGCTTTTTACCCAAATCGGTCTGACAAAGAAGTATCTGGCCAAAAAAGCCGGACAGGATATTTCCGAGATGACTATCAATGATACCATAACGGAACGACCCAAAAAGAGGAAATCGAAGAAAAAAGTGGAATAA